The following are encoded in a window of Chitinophagaceae bacterium genomic DNA:
- a CDS encoding IgGFc-binding protein — MDLIYHISQCNGIPANTAFTPVNLTIPANSTSTIDLTPWIDLIENFESGIINNKGIYIQSTADITAYYEVNSITCKCNPELFSLKGKNAIGNEFYIPSQVTWSIDTIRFPDARAAFEIVATQNNTIITITPTKPLIGRPANVPFTITLNRGQTYSCQALYRNGPSLLNGSKIVSDKPIGVTTKEDLLFSDGPCADLAGDQIVPTAIFGNEYAVVRGDLTLRDKAVITARQNNTNIYLNGSATIAATINAGQSYEIDITALTSLYITTNNPVSVFHYTGNGCEVGAAVIPKLNCTGSSSVSIVRSNIGNAIVLLVTNNGNQGNFLVVPEL; from the coding sequence ATTGACCTCATTTACCACATCAGCCAATGTAACGGTATCCCGGCAAATACTGCATTTACACCTGTTAATTTAACCATACCAGCTAACTCAACTTCAACGATTGATCTAACCCCCTGGATTGACCTGATTGAAAATTTCGAATCCGGCATTATTAATAATAAGGGGATTTATATCCAGTCTACAGCTGATATAACTGCTTATTACGAGGTCAATAGTATCACATGCAAATGCAATCCGGAACTTTTTTCTTTAAAAGGGAAAAATGCGATCGGAAATGAATTTTATATCCCATCCCAGGTAACCTGGAGTATAGATACAATAAGATTTCCGGATGCAAGAGCCGCTTTCGAAATTGTGGCAACTCAAAACAATACTATAATTACCATTACTCCCACTAAACCTTTAATAGGAAGGCCTGCTAATGTTCCATTTACAATAACACTAAACAGGGGACAAACTTATTCCTGCCAGGCTTTATACCGCAATGGGCCCAGTTTATTGAATGGCAGTAAAATTGTTTCGGATAAACCCATCGGGGTGACTACAAAGGAAGATCTTTTATTTTCCGATGGTCCATGTGCTGACTTAGCCGGGGATCAGATCGTACCAACAGCCATTTTCGGTAATGAATATGCTGTGGTAAGAGGCGATCTCACGTTACGCGATAAGGCGGTGATAACAGCCCGCCAAAATAATACCAACATTTATTTAAACGGAAGTGCTACGATAGCCGCTACTATCAATGCCGGGCAATCATATGAGATAGATATAACCGCCCTGACGTCTTTATACATTACTACCAATAATCCAGTTAGTGTTTTTCATTATACCGGCAACGGCTGTGAAGTGGGTGCAGCTGTTATTCCAAAATTAAATTGTACGGGTTCTTCATCCGTTTCGATAGTGAGAAGCAATATTGGAAATGCAATAGTGTTGTTAGTTACCAACAACGGGAATCAGGGTAATTTTTTAGTCGTACCGGAATTATAA
- a CDS encoding menaquinone biosynthesis protein gives MTQKIRVGAVSYLNTKPLIYGFEQGIMKDQVDLSIDYPANIASKLLSDQIDIGLVPVAVIPLLKEHHIISDYGIACDGEVASVCLFSEVPLGEIKTVLLDYQSRTSAALLRILLREHWKISPQLIPATSNYENDIACTTAGLVIGDRALVQRQRSKYIYDLGSAWKEMTGLPFVFAAWISNKKFPPSFTEAFAAANAFGFEHLDEVISRNPYTAFDLRSYYTDFVKFRLNEKMLEAVRLFFGKMALDK, from the coding sequence TTGACACAGAAGATAAGGGTGGGGGCGGTGAGTTACCTGAATACCAAACCGCTGATCTATGGCTTTGAACAGGGAATAATGAAGGACCAGGTTGACCTCAGTATTGATTATCCTGCCAATATTGCCTCGAAACTGCTAAGCGACCAGATCGACATCGGGCTGGTACCGGTGGCGGTAATACCCCTGCTAAAGGAACACCATATCATTTCTGATTACGGCATCGCATGCGACGGGGAAGTGGCCAGTGTATGCCTGTTCAGCGAAGTACCGCTCGGGGAAATCAAAACGGTCCTACTGGATTACCAGAGCCGTACCTCGGCTGCGCTGCTGAGAATATTGTTGAGGGAACACTGGAAGATCTCCCCGCAGTTAATTCCTGCAACCAGTAATTATGAGAATGATATTGCCTGCACCACGGCCGGTTTGGTGATCGGCGACCGGGCACTGGTGCAACGGCAGCGATCAAAATATATCTATGACCTGGGTTCGGCCTGGAAGGAAATGACTGGACTGCCCTTTGTTTTTGCCGCCTGGATAAGCAATAAGAAATTCCCTCCTTCTTTTACCGAAGCGTTTGCTGCGGCAAATGCTTTTGGCTTTGAACATCTAGATGAAGTGATAAGCCGGAATCCATATACTGCATTTGACCTGCGGTCCTACTATACAGACTTTGTAAAATTCAGGCTGAATGAAAAGATGCTTGAAGCAGTACGGTTATTCTTTGGCAAGATGGCCCTGGATAAATGA